In Deltaproteobacteria bacterium, the genomic window ATGCGCAAAGCGGTGATCCGAATCGATCTTTAGCGCCTTTTGATACGACTCCATCGATTTAGCGAAGATCCCGCTCTTGCGGTAGCTGTAGCCGAGCATGCTATGAGCGTCGGCATCGTTGGGCGATTCCTGCACCGCTTTAGTCAGAAATCCGATCGCCGATTTGAAATCCTTCGCCGCGATGGCTTTGCGCGCCGCCACGACGTTGGCGCTTTCCGGTTTCGCTTTCGCCTCCGGCAAATCGGCAAAGGCGAGGGATGGTCCGACAACCAATGCCAAGGCCAAGGTAACGGACGGAAATAGTTTTTTCATACAACCTCCATGCAATCTGCGATTACTTCTGGAATCTAACTCATCGCGCTGCGCCGCTGCAACAGTCGCACTCATTTCTTGCGCAACTCCGCTTTGACTTCGCGTAACAAAGTGAGATCGACTAACCGATCCAACGGGATCTCGGCGCTATAACCCGACTCTTGCCGCACTTTGTCGACGATACTCTTCAACACGGGCTCTTCGATGTCGCCGTCGGCGTTGACGATTTGGCGGAGGATTCGATAGGTATCCG contains:
- a CDS encoding tetratricopeptide repeat protein encodes the protein MSATVAAAQRDELDSRSNRRLHGGCMKKLFPSVTLALALVVGPSLAFADLPEAKAKPESANVVAARKAIAAKDFKSAIGFLTKAVQESPNDADAHSMLGYSYRKSGIFAKSMESYQKALKIDSDHRFAHEYLGELYLDMNQPDNAEKQLASLKKACPWFGKCEEYDDLKKEIDAYKARKK